In a genomic window of Actinomadura rubteroloni:
- the grpE gene encoding nucleotide exchange factor GrpE has translation MHGEILAALTALGSRLDREHERAAHREAVIDRLHEENQRLRRGELEGALEPLRAALFRCHDLARREARRWASPEPPEPAGAAAVLAALADDIADALARSGVERFTAAPGEPYDASRHRPVAVETVADAELDGMITAVAGDGFERDGRVVRKAEVSVARTVPSARDAPAAENGCAEPDRARR, from the coding sequence GTGCACGGGGAGATCCTCGCGGCGCTGACGGCCCTCGGATCCCGGCTCGACCGCGAGCACGAGCGGGCCGCGCACCGGGAGGCCGTCATCGACCGGCTGCACGAGGAGAACCAGCGGCTGCGCCGCGGCGAGCTGGAGGGCGCGCTGGAGCCGCTGCGCGCCGCGCTGTTCCGCTGCCACGACCTGGCCCGCCGCGAGGCCCGCCGCTGGGCGTCGCCCGAGCCGCCCGAACCGGCCGGCGCCGCCGCCGTGCTCGCCGCCCTCGCCGACGACATCGCCGACGCGCTCGCCCGTTCGGGCGTGGAGCGGTTCACCGCCGCGCCGGGCGAGCCCTACGACGCGTCCCGGCACCGTCCGGTGGCCGTGGAGACCGTCGCGGACGCCGAGCTGGACGGCATGATCACCGCTGTGGCCGGCGACGGGTTCGAGCGCGACGGCCGGGTCGTCCGCAAGGCCGAGGTGAGCGTCGCGCGGACCGTGCCGTCGGCCCGGGACGCCCCCGCCGCCGAGAACGGCTGCGCCGAGCCGGACCGAGCGAGACGATGA
- a CDS encoding ACT domain-containing protein, with protein sequence MLLRVRVRLPDRPGALGQVARTLGAAGADVAQMAVLERDGGRALDDFTVAWPAGAGIDPLCDGLAAIAGVDIVGIWPTVEPQGAFPDAELLGHLAADPSRGPLTLADAVPALLSADWAALAETGPDGPVALHVSLGGTAGVELPALEPLRPRAFTAPDGTQFAVAPMPEDIVLVVARTGAPPFHRSEVFRLEQLVRAAAAVFAARGTLGELVQNSS encoded by the coding sequence ATGTTGCTGCGGGTACGGGTGCGGCTGCCCGATCGTCCGGGCGCGCTCGGGCAGGTCGCGCGGACGCTCGGCGCGGCGGGGGCCGACGTGGCCCAGATGGCCGTCCTGGAGCGGGACGGCGGACGGGCGCTGGACGACTTCACCGTCGCCTGGCCCGCCGGCGCGGGCATCGACCCGCTCTGCGACGGGCTGGCGGCGATCGCGGGCGTGGACATCGTGGGGATCTGGCCGACCGTCGAGCCGCAGGGCGCGTTCCCCGACGCCGAACTGCTCGGCCATCTCGCCGCCGACCCCTCGCGCGGGCCGCTGACGCTCGCCGACGCGGTCCCGGCGCTGCTCAGCGCCGACTGGGCGGCCCTGGCCGAGACGGGCCCGGACGGCCCGGTCGCGCTGCACGTCAGCCTCGGCGGGACGGCCGGAGTGGAGCTGCCCGCGCTGGAGCCGCTGCGCCCGCGCGCGTTCACCGCGCCGGACGGCACGCAGTTCGCCGTCGCGCCGATGCCCGAGGACATCGTGCTGGTCGTGGCCCGGACGGGCGCTCCGCCGTTCCACCGCTCGGAGGTGTTCCGGCTGGAGCAGCTCGTCCGCGCGGCGGCGGCGGTGTTCGCGGCGCGGGGGACGCTCGGGGAACTCGTCCAGAATTCCTCCTGA
- a CDS encoding carbohydrate kinase family protein: MAVVTLGVHSVEVLARPVDRLPAGGAEVPVERIDVAAAGAAAGTAVALARLGNDVVSVGAIGDDDLGDLLTRVMTREGVDVSGLVRRTGERTGAAVLAVRADGERSALHVPGANVTLTPGAVDPGLLAAADAVHLGGPDVAFGLNDPAFFTALEAARATGTAVTMDLSSTVPELLQNAAPFLRHADYVLPDEEQALALTGASDPVAAARAILAEGPAAVVVTLGEHGGLLASAAGVERLPAPASEVVGAAGRGDAFSAGFLTALLRGLGPAEAARWGVAAAAAVVRGATLRLPSLKAMLA; the protein is encoded by the coding sequence ATGGCCGTCGTCACGCTCGGGGTGCACTCCGTCGAGGTCCTGGCGCGTCCGGTGGACCGGCTCCCGGCGGGCGGCGCGGAGGTCCCGGTCGAGCGGATCGACGTGGCCGCCGCCGGCGCGGCGGCCGGGACGGCGGTCGCCCTCGCCCGGCTCGGCAACGACGTCGTCTCGGTCGGCGCGATCGGCGACGACGACCTCGGCGACCTGCTGACCCGCGTCATGACGCGGGAGGGCGTGGACGTGAGCGGGCTCGTCCGGCGCACCGGCGAGCGGACCGGCGCGGCGGTCCTCGCGGTCCGCGCGGACGGCGAGCGGTCGGCGCTGCACGTCCCCGGCGCGAACGTCACGCTCACCCCGGGCGCGGTGGACCCGGGGCTGCTCGCCGCCGCCGACGCCGTCCACCTCGGCGGCCCGGACGTCGCGTTCGGCCTCAACGACCCCGCGTTCTTCACCGCGCTGGAGGCCGCCCGCGCCACCGGGACGGCCGTCACGATGGACCTGTCCTCGACCGTCCCCGAACTGCTCCAGAACGCGGCGCCGTTCCTGCGGCACGCCGACTACGTGCTGCCCGACGAGGAGCAGGCGCTCGCGCTGACCGGCGCGTCCGACCCGGTCGCGGCGGCGCGGGCGATCCTCGCCGAGGGGCCCGCGGCGGTGGTCGTGACGCTCGGCGAGCACGGCGGGCTGCTGGCGTCGGCCGCCGGCGTCGAGCGGCTGCCCGCGCCCGCGTCCGAGGTCGTCGGGGCCGCCGGACGCGGCGACGCGTTCAGCGCCGGGTTCCTCACGGCGCTGCTGCGCGGCCTCGGCCCGGCGGAGGCGGCGCGCTGGGGCGTCGCCGCCGCGGCGGCCGTCGTGCGGGGCGCGACGCTCCGCCTGCCGTCCCTCAAGGCGATGCTCGCCTGA
- a CDS encoding ADP-ribosylglycohydrolase family protein codes for MTRASGSMFGLAYGDALGAPTEFLGLDEIRHRYGDGGPDGPEGDPWRVTDDTQMGLAVAEGLIEAGGDPSPERLAAIWSRRFVAWAESPENDRAPGMTCLRACAGLAEGRPWAEATQAGSKGCGANMRVTPVGLVPGWSDADRAGAAQLQAALTHGHPTGLAASELTAFTVRWLREGLEPSALPGALRDRAHAQRTTYHERWLGGLWRQPGVDSPEAFAARGWDECLAVLDRLDAALAAPDPSADPCAATGAGWVAEEALATALLCFLLFPGDPVRAIRRGAVSSGDSDSIACLAGAFAGARHGLHAWPRAWADRIEYAPRLARAGAAWD; via the coding sequence ATGACACGGGCGAGCGGGTCGATGTTCGGGCTGGCGTACGGGGACGCGCTCGGCGCTCCCACCGAGTTCCTCGGCCTGGACGAGATCCGCCACCGGTACGGGGACGGCGGCCCGGACGGCCCCGAGGGCGACCCGTGGCGCGTCACCGACGACACCCAGATGGGCCTCGCGGTCGCCGAGGGGCTGATCGAGGCGGGCGGCGACCCGTCGCCGGAGCGGCTGGCGGCGATCTGGAGCCGCCGGTTCGTCGCGTGGGCCGAGAGCCCCGAGAACGACCGCGCGCCCGGGATGACGTGCCTGCGCGCCTGCGCCGGCCTCGCTGAAGGGCGTCCCTGGGCTGAGGCGACGCAGGCGGGTTCGAAGGGGTGCGGGGCGAACATGCGGGTCACGCCCGTCGGGCTCGTCCCGGGGTGGAGCGACGCCGACCGCGCCGGGGCCGCGCAGCTCCAGGCCGCGCTGACCCACGGCCACCCGACCGGGCTGGCCGCGAGCGAGCTGACCGCGTTCACGGTGCGGTGGCTGCGCGAGGGGCTGGAGCCGTCCGCGCTGCCCGGCGCCCTGCGCGACCGCGCGCACGCCCAGCGGACGACCTACCACGAGCGCTGGCTCGGCGGTTTGTGGCGGCAGCCGGGCGTCGACTCCCCCGAGGCGTTCGCGGCGCGCGGCTGGGACGAGTGCCTGGCCGTCCTGGACCGGCTCGACGCCGCGCTCGCCGCGCCCGACCCGTCCGCCGACCCGTGCGCGGCGACCGGAGCGGGCTGGGTCGCCGAGGAGGCGCTGGCGACCGCGCTGCTGTGCTTCCTGCTGTTCCCCGGCGACCCGGTGCGCGCGATCCGGCGCGGCGCGGTCAGCTCCGGCGACTCCGACTCGATCGCGTGCCTCGCGGGCGCGTTCGCGGGCGCCCGGCACGGCCTGCACGCCTGGCCGCGCGCCTGGGCCGACCGGATCGAGTACGCGCCGCGCCTCGCCCGCGCGGGCGCCGCCTGGGACTGA
- a CDS encoding AraC family transcriptional regulator produces the protein MAREWSRYWRAADRPLEAMHAHFERHAYHRHSHETYSFGVTESGAQAFSCRGGEHTSAAGMVLAFNPDDPHDGHAADALGFTYRIVHIGPELIGAVLSDLTGRRAAPPLFAAPVVTDPLLASRLRSLHAGLLGGASALRRDELLAGAVAAMVGRAATRRLRGACPAAGPRAARIARERLRAAPLADVPADELAAAAGVSRFALYRAFRTAYGMAPSEYQRLLRLRAARRLIAAGRPLADAAAASGFADQSHLTRWFVRCYGVTPGAFRDGNRGECPA, from the coding sequence ATGGCGCGCGAGTGGTCCCGGTACTGGCGGGCGGCGGACCGGCCGCTGGAGGCGATGCACGCCCACTTCGAGCGGCACGCCTACCACCGGCACAGCCACGAGACGTACTCGTTCGGCGTCACCGAGTCCGGCGCGCAGGCGTTCTCGTGCCGGGGCGGCGAGCACACCAGCGCCGCCGGGATGGTCCTCGCGTTCAACCCCGACGACCCCCACGACGGCCACGCGGCCGACGCCCTCGGCTTCACCTACCGGATCGTCCACATCGGCCCGGAGCTGATCGGCGCGGTGCTGTCGGACCTGACCGGACGGCGGGCCGCGCCGCCGCTGTTCGCCGCGCCCGTCGTGACCGACCCGCTGCTGGCGTCCCGGCTGCGCTCGCTGCACGCCGGGCTGCTCGGCGGCGCGTCCGCGCTGCGCCGCGACGAGCTGCTGGCGGGCGCGGTCGCCGCGATGGTCGGGCGCGCCGCGACCCGCCGCCTGCGCGGCGCCTGCCCGGCGGCGGGGCCGCGCGCGGCGCGGATCGCGCGGGAGCGGCTGCGCGCCGCGCCGCTCGCCGACGTCCCCGCCGACGAGCTGGCCGCCGCCGCGGGCGTGAGCCGGTTCGCGCTCTACCGGGCGTTCCGGACGGCTTACGGGATGGCGCCGAGCGAGTACCAGCGGCTGCTGCGGCTGCGCGCGGCGCGGCGGCTGATCGCGGCGGGCCGGCCGCTCGCCGACGCGGCGGCGGCGAGCGGGTTCGCCGACCAGAGCCATCTGACGCGCTGGTTCGTCCGGTGCTACGGGGTGACGCCCGGGGCCTTCCGCGACGGGAATCGGGGAGAATGCCCGGCATGA
- a CDS encoding DUF2000 family protein yields the protein MRFDTKIGIVVRDDLAAWQRLNVTAFLAGAVAAARPEIIGEPYADAAGHDYLAMFRQPVLVYAGDADVLAAAFVRARDRGLDLAVYIDDMFKTGHDEANRAAVRAVAADAAPLAGFAVHGPRNGVDKALKGLALHP from the coding sequence ATGCGCTTCGACACCAAGATCGGGATCGTGGTCCGCGACGACCTGGCGGCCTGGCAGCGGCTGAACGTCACGGCGTTCCTCGCCGGGGCGGTCGCCGCGGCCCGGCCGGAGATCATCGGCGAGCCCTACGCGGACGCCGCCGGGCACGATTACCTCGCGATGTTCCGCCAGCCCGTCCTCGTCTACGCCGGGGACGCGGACGTGCTCGCCGCCGCGTTCGTCCGCGCCCGCGACCGCGGCCTCGACCTGGCCGTCTACATCGACGACATGTTCAAGACGGGCCACGACGAGGCCAACCGCGCCGCCGTCCGCGCGGTCGCGGCCGACGCGGCGCCGCTCGCGGGCTTCGCCGTCCACGGGCCGCGCAACGGCGTCGACAAGGCGCTCAAGGGCCTCGCGCTCCACCCCTGA
- the sbnB gene encoding 2,3-diaminopropionate biosynthesis protein SbnB, with amino-acid sequence MTQPPSFAVISGAQVHAAVSGREREVTAMIEAAYRLHGEGRTVNPDSYFLRFPDEPANRIIALPASVGGEVDVHGIKWISSFPGNVAAGIPRASAVLILNDTATGYPFACLESSIISAARTAASAALAAARLADARGARPRRAGFFGVGLIARYVHTYLAANGFAFDELHVHDLSREHAEGFHDYLARTGSGSVTIHDAAEDLVRSSDLIVFATVAGEPHVTDPKWFEHNPLVLHVSLRDLSPEIILASYNVVDDVDHCLKANTSPHLAEQRVGNRDFVAGTLYDVLTGATTPPADRPVVFSPFGLGVLDLAVARHVYDRVTESGELREVPGFFHEMKRYG; translated from the coding sequence ATGACGCAGCCCCCGTCCTTCGCGGTGATCTCCGGCGCCCAGGTCCACGCGGCCGTCAGCGGGCGCGAGCGCGAGGTCACCGCCATGATCGAGGCCGCCTACCGGCTGCACGGCGAAGGACGGACCGTCAACCCCGACTCCTACTTCCTGCGGTTCCCCGACGAGCCCGCGAACCGGATCATCGCGCTGCCCGCCTCGGTGGGCGGCGAGGTGGACGTCCACGGCATCAAGTGGATCTCCAGCTTCCCCGGCAACGTCGCGGCCGGGATCCCGCGCGCGTCGGCCGTCCTGATCCTCAACGACACCGCGACCGGGTACCCGTTCGCGTGCCTGGAGAGTTCGATCATCAGCGCGGCGCGCACCGCCGCGTCCGCCGCCCTCGCCGCCGCCCGGCTCGCCGACGCGCGCGGCGCCCGGCCGCGCCGCGCCGGGTTCTTCGGCGTCGGGCTGATCGCCCGGTACGTCCACACCTATCTGGCCGCGAACGGGTTCGCGTTCGACGAGCTGCACGTCCACGACCTGTCGCGCGAGCACGCCGAGGGCTTCCACGACTACCTGGCGCGCACCGGGTCCGGATCGGTGACGATCCACGACGCGGCCGAGGACCTGGTGCGCTCGTCCGACCTGATCGTCTTCGCGACCGTCGCGGGCGAGCCGCACGTCACCGACCCCAAGTGGTTCGAGCACAACCCGCTCGTGCTGCACGTGTCGCTGCGGGACCTCTCCCCCGAGATCATCCTGGCGTCGTACAACGTCGTGGACGACGTCGACCACTGCCTGAAGGCCAACACCTCGCCGCACCTGGCCGAGCAGCGCGTGGGCAACCGGGACTTCGTCGCCGGGACGCTCTACGACGTCCTCACCGGCGCGACGACGCCGCCCGCCGACCGGCCGGTGGTCTTCTCGCCGTTCGGGCTCGGCGTCCTGGACCTCGCCGTCGCCCGCCACGTCTACGACCGGGTGACGGAATCCGGCGAGCTGCGGGAGGTCCCGGGCTTCTTCCACGAGATGAAGCGCTACGGCTGA
- the sbnA gene encoding 2,3-diaminopropionate biosynthesis protein SbnA produces MPIITSPQEFNVDDLYVDLRPVLDCPLYLKCEGFNFAGSVKLKAAAAMVAAAERDGLLPPGSTIVESSSGNLGIALSLIAADRGHRFVCVTDPRCNPASMRLMRALGAEVRVISAKDENGGYLQSRIDYVRGLTESGGGYVWLNQYANSNNWRAHYSGTAPAIDRQFPDLEVLFVGAGTTGTLMGCARYFREHDRPVTIVAVDAVGSVTFGGIPERRMVPGLGTSSRPALVDESYVDDVVHVPETDTIRSVHALSSRGFLFGGSTGTVVSGAARWLAAKYPGEEPVAVAIAPDLGERYLDSIYEESWLRENFADLAHELHLPGADILGV; encoded by the coding sequence GTGCCCATCATCACCTCGCCGCAGGAATTCAATGTCGACGACCTCTACGTGGATCTGCGCCCGGTACTCGACTGCCCGCTGTACCTCAAGTGCGAGGGATTCAATTTCGCCGGCTCGGTGAAACTCAAGGCCGCCGCCGCGATGGTCGCCGCGGCCGAGCGCGACGGCCTGCTGCCCCCCGGCAGCACGATCGTGGAGTCGTCCTCGGGCAACCTCGGCATCGCGCTCAGCCTCATCGCCGCCGACCGCGGCCATCGCTTCGTCTGCGTCACCGACCCGCGCTGCAACCCCGCCTCGATGCGGCTGATGCGCGCCCTCGGCGCCGAGGTCCGCGTCATCTCCGCCAAGGACGAGAACGGCGGCTACCTCCAGAGCCGGATCGACTACGTCCGGGGGCTGACCGAGTCCGGCGGCGGCTACGTCTGGCTCAACCAGTACGCCAACAGCAACAACTGGCGGGCGCACTACTCCGGCACCGCGCCCGCGATCGACCGCCAGTTCCCCGACCTGGAGGTCCTGTTCGTCGGCGCGGGCACCACCGGGACACTGATGGGCTGCGCCCGGTACTTCCGCGAGCACGACCGGCCCGTCACGATCGTCGCCGTGGACGCGGTCGGGTCGGTCACGTTCGGCGGCATCCCCGAGCGGCGCATGGTCCCCGGGCTCGGCACGAGCAGCCGGCCCGCGCTGGTGGACGAGTCCTACGTCGACGACGTCGTCCACGTCCCCGAGACCGACACGATCCGGAGCGTCCACGCGCTGTCGTCGCGCGGGTTCCTGTTCGGCGGCTCCACCGGCACCGTCGTGTCCGGCGCGGCGCGCTGGCTCGCCGCCAAGTACCCCGGCGAGGAACCGGTCGCCGTCGCCATCGCCCCTGACCTCGGCGAACGCTATCTCGACTCGATCTATGAGGAGAGCTGGCTGCGGGAGAACTTCGCCGATCTCGCGCACGAACTGCACCTTCCCGGCGCCGATATCCTCGGCGTTTGA
- a CDS encoding amino acid adenylation domain-containing protein — MNAGVRVAERLLDHGELPVLPVPAAEVERARVLAARHGMTAERAIDLADPVIARVERFAADPSRVAVADGDVRLTYAELAVRARRTAAFLLARGVEPGTVVGVGGERGWEIVAAFLATELIGALYVPADETWPAARVRDILAQAGAAVLVVAGEPAPALLAGAAEAGCAVERADAAGAFDPWPGKPRLDSLDQPRYVLFTSGSTGRPKGAVVEHQGMINHLYAKITDLGMTGTDVLAQTAPLGFDISVWQMLCPLVLGGRAEIVGDGVAHDPVAFARAVDERGITIVELVPTMVRHLLDDLAGAPVGALGGLRWMIATGEELPAELSRRWLTALPHAGLLNAYGPTECSDDVTHHRVTAPDLELLRLPIGAPIINAQLYVLRREDDGSWAACGTDETGELFVGGVCVGRGYLGDRDRTREAFYQDPFAATPTRRLYRTGDAVRLLPAGAGGADRSTLQYLGRVDRQVKISGVRMELGEIEAVLQRHPGVGAAAVVVHEFPAGS, encoded by the coding sequence ATGAATGCTGGCGTGCGCGTCGCCGAACGGCTCCTGGATCACGGGGAGTTGCCCGTCCTTCCCGTCCCGGCCGCCGAGGTGGAGCGCGCGCGCGTCCTCGCCGCCCGGCACGGCATGACCGCCGAGCGCGCGATCGACCTCGCCGACCCCGTGATCGCGCGCGTCGAGCGATTCGCCGCCGACCCCTCCCGCGTCGCGGTGGCGGACGGCGACGTCCGCCTCACCTACGCCGAGCTGGCCGTGCGCGCCCGGCGGACGGCCGCGTTCCTGCTCGCGCGCGGCGTCGAGCCCGGGACGGTCGTCGGCGTCGGCGGCGAGCGCGGCTGGGAGATCGTCGCGGCGTTCCTCGCGACCGAGCTGATCGGCGCGCTGTACGTGCCCGCCGACGAGACGTGGCCCGCCGCGCGCGTCCGCGACATCCTCGCCCAGGCGGGCGCGGCGGTGCTGGTCGTCGCGGGGGAGCCCGCCCCCGCGCTGCTGGCGGGCGCGGCCGAGGCCGGGTGCGCGGTGGAGCGCGCGGACGCCGCCGGCGCCTTCGACCCGTGGCCAGGCAAGCCCCGGCTGGACTCCCTCGACCAGCCCCGCTACGTGCTGTTCACCTCGGGATCGACCGGGAGGCCCAAGGGCGCGGTCGTCGAGCACCAGGGCATGATCAACCACCTCTACGCCAAGATCACCGACCTCGGCATGACCGGGACGGACGTCCTCGCGCAGACCGCGCCGCTCGGCTTCGACATCTCGGTGTGGCAGATGCTGTGCCCGCTCGTCCTCGGCGGCCGGGCCGAGATCGTCGGCGACGGCGTCGCGCACGACCCGGTGGCGTTCGCGCGGGCGGTGGACGAGCGCGGCATCACGATCGTGGAACTCGTCCCGACGATGGTCCGCCACCTGCTGGACGATCTCGCCGGCGCCCCGGTGGGCGCGCTCGGCGGCCTGCGCTGGATGATCGCGACCGGCGAGGAGCTGCCCGCCGAGCTGTCGCGCCGCTGGCTGACGGCCCTGCCGCACGCCGGGCTGCTCAACGCCTACGGCCCGACCGAGTGCTCCGACGACGTCACGCACCACCGCGTCACCGCGCCCGACCTGGAGCTGCTGCGGCTGCCGATCGGCGCACCGATCATCAACGCGCAGCTCTACGTGCTGCGCCGCGAGGACGACGGCTCCTGGGCCGCGTGCGGGACGGACGAGACCGGCGAGCTGTTCGTCGGCGGCGTGTGCGTCGGCCGGGGCTACCTCGGCGACCGCGACCGGACCCGCGAGGCGTTCTACCAGGACCCGTTCGCCGCGACGCCCACGCGCCGGCTCTACCGGACGGGCGACGCGGTGCGGCTGCTGCCGGCGGGCGCGGGCGGGGCGGACCGGTCGACGCTGCAGTACCTCGGCCGGGTCGACCGGCAGGTCAAGATCTCCGGCGTCCGGATGGAGCTGGGCGAGATCGAGGCGGTCCTCCAGCGGCACCCGGGGGTCGGCGCGGCGGCGGTCGTCGTGCACGAGTTTCCGGCCGGTTCCTGA